One Drosophila willistoni isolate 14030-0811.24 chromosome 2R unlocalized genomic scaffold, UCI_dwil_1.1 Seg167, whole genome shotgun sequence DNA segment encodes these proteins:
- the LOC6651800 gene encoding uncharacterized protein LOC6651800, producing the protein MLTMRSGRTNLMLLAIIALGLCQTITASPVTNEELRGTIQSLIYSYNQLDNKLERHEHRERALGEIMKKAMQSLQKGQKSLEPINGIFGRLDERVSQIETMLITQEEKYNAQSEKFNQAMEHMFKWMRENDECFKNPPGNPQPATAPAASGLPKEFIEDQQQINKQVLDELKKLSTQVTNLLDSNKQSALKNEQGFEKMPKTSDLLSQIEAKLQEHKAAAAVTTAAPPVKNNEFESQLMQRLTALSTDLADLRNAPPPSTPAPSLAIAGLNEQDKAYIQELNNETLNALAALKSETVAAQTTALVKTTEKLSQAESNIQGDVKQLSADMGELNKFFAAINASNSKLNDGFEAMGKFNNIMMTNSEVVLDTQRKVEFGTLQIVQRVSQLLEKQVAEMTEFLKARFSATDLTIVNTQSEANRNISNLLDTGLTQVWHRIEIMSSEISQSREMLSLMQAGHDGYVNSTFNTMMGLSGKVEETKKHMIDMDDNLNYLLGKLTLMSGEFANIKKGLADSLEDLRNSFHLLHERMPTGPGPHNIDKNQYLTDVNLLSKRHAQPQGSESK; encoded by the exons ATGTTGACAATGAGAAGTGGGAGAACTAATTTAATGCTTTTAGCTATCATTGCCTTGGGACTTTGTCAAACTATCACAGCATCGCCGGTCAC CAATGAGGAACTTCGCGGCACAATTCAATCTCTGATCTATTCATACAATCAGCTAGACAATAAACTGGAACGACATGAACATCGCGAACGTGCTTTGGGTGAGATAATGAAAAAGGCTATGCAATCGCTGCAAAAGGGACAAAAAAGTTTAGAGCCCATAAATGGGATATTCGGACGTCTGGATGAACGTGTCAGTCAGATTGAGACAATGCTTATAACC CAAGAGGAAAAGTATAATGCTCAGTCGGAGAAATTCAATCAGGCCATGGAACACATGTTCAAATGGATGCGTGAGAATGACGAATGTTTCAAAAATCCACCAGGCAATCCCCAGCCGGCTACTGCACCAGCCGCCAGCGGCTTGCCCAAAGAGTTTATCGAGGACCAACagcaaatcaataaacaagttTTGGATGAACTCAAAAAACTTTCCACTCAGGTTACTAATCTCTTGGATAGCAATAAACAATCTGCACTTAAGAATGAACAAGGTTTCGAAAAGATGCCAAAGACAAGTGATCTGCTGTCCCAAATCGAGGCAAAACTGCAGGAACATAAGGCTGCTGCCGCTGTGACCACAGCTGCTCCTCCGGTCAAGAATAATGAGTTTGAATCACAACTTATGCAGCGTCTAACTGCTTTGAGCACTGATTTGGCCGATTTGCGAAATGCTCCGCCACCATCGACACCTGCTCCATCACTTGCCATTGCTGGTCTCAATGAACAGGACAAGGCCTACATTCAGGAACTAAACAATGAGACACTAAATGCCTTGGCAGCCCTGAAAAGTGAGACTGTTGCGGCTCAGACAACAG CTCTGGTCAAAACAACGGAAAAACTGAGCCAAGCCGAGTCAAACATTCAAGGAGACGTTAAGCAATTGTCTGCTGATATGGGTGAACTGAACAAATTCTTTGCGGCGATTAATGCCAGCAATAGCAAACTGAACGATGGCTTCGAGGCAATGGGCAAGTTCAATAACATAATGATGACCAACTCCGAGGTGGTCTTGGACACACAGCGCAAGGTTGAGTTCGGTACATTGCAAATTGTGCAGCGAGTTAGTCAACTGCTGGAAAAACAAGTAGCCGAAATGACGGAATTCCTGAAGGCACGATTCAGTGCCACGGATTTGACCATTGTGAATACCCAGTCGGAAGCCAATCGCAATATTAGTAACCTGCTCGACACTGGTCTCACTCAGGTGTGGCATCGCATCGAGATTATGAGCAGCGAAATAAGCCAAAGCCGGGAGATGCTCTCCCTAATGCAGGCCGGCCACGATGGCTATGTGAATAGCACTTTCAACACAATGATGGGTCTAAGTGGCAAGGTGGAGGAGACAAAGAAACATATGATCGATATGGatgataatttaaattatttacttGGCAAATTGACTCTAATGTCCGGAGAGTTTGCCAACATTAAGAAGGGTCTAGCCGATTCACTGGAAGATCTGCGTAATTCTTTCCATTTGCTGCATGAACGTATGCCCACTGGTCCGGGACCGCATAACATTGACAAAAACCAATATCTAACCGATGTCAATTTGTTGTCCAAGCGACATGCACAACCGCAAGGATCTGAGAGCAAATAA